One window of the Granulicella arctica genome contains the following:
- a CDS encoding ABC transporter permease, whose translation MATASTIVPAQRTASAFPIYWKETKYEFLKLLRTRSFSLSVIGFPVMFYVLFGVANKHAYEGSVSIAKLMLGGYACFGMVGAALFGVGVGLAFERSQGWLELKRASPMPPMAYLLAKCLTAIAFGLIIVTILIAIGTLFASVTLTPVEVAKMLGITVAGSTVFASMGLLLALIVPANAAPGVVNLIYLPMSFASGLWIPLQFLPHFVQKIAPFLPTYHLSQLMLSVFGYRDQMSLATHWSGLAGFVFVMLGASWAVFHRMEND comes from the coding sequence ATGGCTACAGCATCTACGATTGTTCCCGCTCAGCGGACGGCTTCAGCGTTTCCGATCTATTGGAAAGAGACGAAGTATGAATTTCTGAAGCTGCTACGGACCCGCTCCTTCTCGTTGTCTGTCATTGGATTTCCCGTGATGTTTTACGTGCTCTTCGGCGTGGCAAACAAGCATGCGTATGAAGGAAGCGTAAGCATCGCCAAGCTCATGCTCGGCGGCTATGCGTGCTTCGGCATGGTCGGAGCGGCGCTGTTTGGAGTGGGCGTTGGCCTGGCGTTCGAACGGTCTCAGGGCTGGCTTGAACTGAAGCGTGCGAGTCCCATGCCGCCCATGGCGTATCTTCTTGCAAAGTGCCTGACGGCCATTGCATTTGGGCTGATCATCGTTACGATTCTGATCGCCATCGGAACGCTCTTCGCGAGTGTAACGCTGACCCCCGTCGAGGTGGCGAAGATGCTCGGGATAACCGTAGCCGGCTCCACGGTCTTCGCGAGCATGGGACTTCTGCTCGCACTGATCGTTCCTGCTAATGCCGCACCCGGCGTGGTCAACCTGATCTATTTGCCGATGTCGTTCGCCAGTGGACTTTGGATCCCGCTGCAATTTCTGCCGCACTTTGTACAGAAGATTGCGCCCTTTCTTCCGACGTATCATCTGTCGCAATTAATGCTGAGCGTCTTCGGCTATCGCGACCAGATGTCGCTGGCTACCCACTGGAGTGGGCTCGCCGGGTTTGTCTTCGTCATGCTGGGGGCAAGTTGGGCCGTCTTCCATCGTATGGAGAATGACTGA
- a CDS encoding acyltransferase family protein: MASLPKIRTLQSLRALAALLVVFDHAALVSAHHGLTDKLPSLGLFLGVQGVAIFFIISGFIMTYTADATEDSSARRALDFAIRRIVRVVPLYWIFTIVIGLAASLIGMGKLLEITPGHLIKSLFFVPYVNSHTNLLPVLPMGWTLNYEMIFYALFTATVLLPHRFRVLALLGTLGAAVGVGSIFFPILSGSNPRSVGEFLTYPVILLFGLGAVLGSLRLRHLDFTLKFPGLPFALPLLALSSFLAFVAHQVTLPLMWNACFWLIDGVIVALCIFGSPLSMPRLEAVGNASYSLYLVHLLPLFACFIIWKQLHFAAPSVFIIAALATSAGTALASYRWLEKPLTRKLASILERPRTAAIAPVPALEPVPLLQQA, translated from the coding sequence ATGGCGTCCCTGCCCAAGATCCGCACCCTTCAATCTCTTCGCGCGCTCGCTGCGCTCCTTGTCGTCTTCGACCATGCTGCGCTCGTCTCCGCCCACCACGGCCTCACGGACAAGCTTCCTTCCCTCGGCCTCTTTCTCGGCGTTCAGGGCGTAGCTATATTCTTCATCATCAGCGGTTTCATCATGACCTACACCGCAGACGCGACGGAAGACTCCTCAGCGAGACGTGCACTCGATTTTGCCATCCGCCGCATCGTCCGCGTCGTTCCTCTGTATTGGATTTTCACCATCGTGATCGGCCTCGCGGCCTCACTCATCGGTATGGGCAAGTTGCTTGAGATTACGCCGGGCCATCTCATCAAGTCCTTGTTCTTTGTTCCCTACGTCAACTCGCACACGAACCTGCTGCCCGTTCTGCCCATGGGCTGGACGCTGAACTACGAGATGATCTTCTACGCGCTCTTTACTGCGACTGTGCTGCTTCCACATCGCTTCCGCGTACTGGCCCTGCTGGGCACACTTGGAGCGGCTGTCGGCGTCGGCTCGATCTTCTTCCCGATCCTCTCCGGCAGCAATCCCCGCTCGGTGGGCGAGTTCCTCACGTATCCGGTCATCCTGCTGTTTGGCCTGGGTGCTGTGCTGGGCTCATTGCGTCTCAGGCACCTGGATTTCACGCTGAAGTTTCCCGGACTGCCCTTTGCATTGCCGCTGCTCGCGCTCAGTTCCTTCCTCGCCTTCGTCGCGCACCAGGTCACGCTTCCTCTTATGTGGAACGCCTGCTTCTGGCTCATCGACGGCGTCATTGTCGCGCTCTGCATCTTCGGAAGCCCGCTCAGCATGCCAAGGCTGGAAGCCGTCGGCAACGCCTCGTACAGCCTCTACCTCGTCCACCTGCTACCGCTCTTTGCCTGTTTCATAATTTGGAAGCAGCTTCACTTTGCAGCGCCGAGTGTCTTCATCATCGCAGCCCTGGCAACCTCGGCTGGCACGGCGCTCGCCTCCTACCGCTGGCTGGAAAAACCGCTCACCCGCAAACTCGCCAGCATTCTCGAACGCCCGCGCACCGCAGCAATCGCACCTGTGCCTGCACTCGAACCCGTGCCGCTCCTCCAGCAGGCCTAG
- a CDS encoding Y-family DNA polymerase: MQTLDQSDRFTFLHIDLNSFFASVEQELHPEYRNRPLAVVPTLGDTTCCIAASYEAKALTIKTGTQVGEAKRLCPEIILVQGNHNVYAEFSHKIAAAVERCCPVAHTPSIDEMVCQLIGREQEPPRARKIALEIKQAIKDDVGQTLRCSIGMAPNRYLAKIASDMQKPDGLIGLLPSQLPRAVAHLELRDLPGVGAKTEVRLNAKGITTMESLLALDRPGMHKLWDSVWGDRLYHWLRGADTGDDGAPVDSGVQKSLGHSHVLGPEHRSQGGSWAVAHKLLHKASMRLRMEKFYAGSMGVTIRYQLTREQAARMKSKKHFSGIKHSSWGMEARFRDCQDTLTLLSVLRSVWQQSPQGPEFERPFFVGVTLRNLIPESEFQESLFGDEGNRGELSATMDKLNLKYGHTTLHFAGMLPARDSAPTRIAFTQIPVQYGVDYM; this comes from the coding sequence GTGCAGACCCTAGACCAATCCGACCGCTTCACCTTCCTGCATATCGACCTGAACAGTTTCTTCGCGTCGGTCGAGCAGGAGTTGCACCCGGAGTATCGCAACCGTCCGCTGGCGGTGGTGCCGACACTGGGCGATACGACGTGCTGCATCGCCGCGAGCTACGAGGCGAAGGCGTTGACGATCAAGACCGGAACACAGGTCGGTGAGGCGAAGCGGCTGTGCCCGGAGATCATCCTGGTGCAGGGAAACCACAATGTCTATGCGGAGTTCTCGCACAAGATTGCGGCGGCGGTGGAGCGCTGCTGCCCGGTAGCCCACACGCCGTCGATCGACGAGATGGTGTGCCAGTTGATTGGGCGCGAGCAGGAACCTCCACGGGCTCGCAAGATCGCGCTTGAGATCAAGCAGGCGATCAAGGACGACGTGGGGCAGACCCTGCGGTGCTCCATCGGCATGGCGCCGAATCGCTACCTCGCCAAGATTGCCAGTGACATGCAAAAGCCGGACGGGCTGATTGGCCTGCTGCCCTCGCAGTTGCCGAGGGCGGTCGCTCACCTGGAGCTGCGTGACCTGCCGGGCGTCGGCGCGAAGACCGAGGTTCGGCTGAACGCGAAGGGCATCACGACGATGGAGAGCCTGCTGGCACTCGATCGGCCGGGCATGCACAAGCTTTGGGACAGCGTCTGGGGCGACCGGCTCTATCACTGGCTGCGTGGTGCGGATACGGGCGACGATGGCGCGCCGGTTGACTCGGGCGTGCAGAAGTCGCTGGGCCACTCGCATGTGCTGGGGCCGGAGCACCGCAGCCAGGGCGGATCGTGGGCAGTGGCGCACAAGCTGCTCCACAAGGCGTCAATGCGACTGCGGATGGAGAAGTTCTACGCGGGGTCAATGGGCGTGACGATCCGCTATCAACTGACGCGGGAGCAGGCAGCGCGGATGAAGTCGAAGAAGCACTTCTCCGGCATCAAGCATTCGAGCTGGGGCATGGAGGCGCGTTTTCGCGACTGCCAGGACACGCTGACGCTGCTCTCGGTGCTGCGGAGCGTGTGGCAGCAAAGCCCGCAGGGCCCGGAGTTTGAGCGGCCATTTTTCGTTGGCGTCACGCTGCGGAACCTGATCCCGGAGAGTGAGTTTCAGGAGTCGCTGTTCGGCGACGAAGGCAATCGCGGCGAGTTGTCGGCCACGATGGACAAGCTCAATCTGAAGTACGGTCACACGACGCTGCACTTTGCGGGGATGTTGCCCGCACGGGACTCGGCACCGACACGGATCGCGTTCACGCAGATCCCGGTGCAGTACGGCGTTGACTATATGTGA
- a CDS encoding RNA methyltransferase: MLTQDQLDRVAVVLIRARNPNNIGAVARAMHDFGFRDLRIVNEYTVAFQDARSAVDASEVIAAAREFASVAEAVADCSLVAGTTAVGERDLDHPLHELPHAASLLRAALATPDARIALLFGSEKTGLSNEELSHCNWLMTIPMHRREGTRHPSMNLGQAAAVCLFELVRDASTSAQAIAQQPTAGDLERLTTLLTEVLERTGYSRRHPANCDPAQLRRLTRRMVLDPRDAAVWTGILRQVVWKLNRSTDASE; this comes from the coding sequence ATGCTTACACAGGATCAACTGGATCGCGTCGCTGTCGTCCTTATCCGTGCCCGCAATCCAAATAACATCGGTGCCGTCGCAAGAGCGATGCACGACTTTGGCTTTCGCGATCTGCGAATCGTAAATGAGTACACGGTTGCCTTTCAGGATGCCCGCTCTGCAGTCGATGCGTCTGAGGTGATTGCTGCGGCACGGGAGTTCGCTAGTGTTGCTGAAGCTGTTGCGGACTGTAGCCTGGTGGCCGGGACCACCGCCGTCGGCGAGCGCGACCTCGACCATCCCCTCCATGAGCTACCCCATGCGGCATCGTTGCTCCGTGCTGCACTGGCCACTCCTGACGCACGCATTGCACTTCTCTTCGGCTCGGAGAAGACAGGTCTCTCGAACGAGGAGTTGAGCCATTGCAACTGGCTGATGACGATTCCCATGCATCGGAGGGAGGGCACGCGGCATCCATCGATGAACCTTGGTCAGGCTGCGGCGGTCTGCCTCTTCGAGCTTGTTCGCGACGCGAGCACGTCCGCTCAAGCGATTGCCCAACAACCCACCGCAGGCGATCTTGAGCGGCTCACCACCCTGCTTACGGAGGTGCTCGAGCGTACCGGCTACAGCCGACGTCACCCAGCTAACTGTGATCCTGCACAGCTTCGCAGGCTCACCCGCAGGATGGTACTCGACCCGCGCGATGCGGCGGTATGGACAGGAATTCTGCGCCAGGTGGTCTGGAAGCTGAATCGCAGCACAGATGCCAGCGAATGA
- a CDS encoding DNA-3-methyladenine glycosylase I: MPKKELKRCNWAENDPLYSKYHDEEWGVPEHDSRALWEMLMLEGFQAGLSWITILRKREAFRAAFRGFKPKVVAKFGEDDIERLMQDAGIVRARAKINATIKGAQIYLEMQAAGEDFSEFVWKLAGGKVIRRKAGEPVPAKTELSEEISAVLKKRGFKFVGPVIVYAWMQAVGIVDDHAADCFRHKAKR; the protein is encoded by the coding sequence ATGCCGAAGAAAGAACTGAAGCGCTGCAACTGGGCGGAGAACGATCCGCTCTACAGCAAATACCACGACGAAGAATGGGGCGTGCCGGAGCACGACAGCCGTGCGCTCTGGGAGATGCTGATGCTCGAAGGCTTCCAGGCGGGGCTCTCGTGGATCACTATCTTGCGCAAGCGCGAGGCCTTCCGTGCGGCGTTTCGGGGCTTCAAGCCGAAGGTTGTGGCGAAGTTTGGCGAAGACGACATTGAGCGCCTGATGCAGGATGCAGGGATCGTTCGAGCGCGCGCAAAGATCAACGCTACGATCAAAGGCGCACAGATCTATCTTGAAATGCAGGCTGCGGGTGAGGATTTTTCGGAGTTCGTGTGGAAGCTTGCGGGCGGCAAGGTCATTCGTCGTAAGGCTGGGGAGCCTGTGCCGGCGAAGACAGAGCTGTCCGAGGAGATCTCGGCTGTGCTGAAGAAGCGCGGCTTCAAGTTTGTCGGGCCGGTGATCGTCTATGCGTGGATGCAGGCGGTGGGCATCGTCGATGACCACGCTGCAGATTGCTTCCGGCACAAGGCGAAACGCTAG
- a CDS encoding sensor histidine kinase — MPDDRNKNSRSENSRTWNYIWLAYSGFYFIEPVLRRDLRYWIETLCIYSVFLAIYVGINKAVGLRKQLAMVAVLFVLGVVDYPRNEGASSFFIYVAGFLPFFLTSLSWVVGLVLADCAALCGESVWLIYRYHSHSDLSRPINLAISAFFVLVVGISNFVVAQQKRADDKLRRAEREIVQLAAVAERERIARDLHDVLGHTLSVIVLKAELAGRLMERDPQRAAAEIADVERTARTALTEVREAIGGYRTQGLAAEMGIARRTLDAAGVVLTLEAIEASQTAPTLGEELQTVLSLTLREAVTNIVRHAHATHCRVSFTTADGQHALVIEDDGTHTAPREGNGLRGMRERVQRIGGSFLLDTSRGTKLRIAVPVSAGEEA; from the coding sequence ATGCCGGACGATCGGAACAAGAATAGCCGGAGCGAGAACAGCCGGACGTGGAACTACATCTGGCTCGCCTACTCCGGCTTCTACTTCATCGAGCCGGTCCTTCGCCGCGACCTTCGATACTGGATCGAGACGCTATGTATCTATAGTGTGTTTCTCGCGATCTACGTAGGAATCAACAAGGCGGTCGGGCTTCGCAAGCAACTCGCCATGGTTGCGGTCCTCTTCGTACTTGGCGTTGTTGATTATCCGCGAAATGAAGGAGCCTCAAGCTTCTTTATCTATGTCGCTGGATTTCTGCCTTTCTTTCTAACTTCATTGTCCTGGGTTGTGGGCCTGGTGCTTGCCGATTGCGCGGCGCTCTGTGGCGAGAGCGTGTGGCTCATCTATCGCTACCATAGCCACAGTGATCTAAGTCGTCCGATCAATCTGGCGATCAGTGCGTTCTTTGTTCTCGTCGTCGGTATCAGCAACTTTGTCGTGGCGCAGCAGAAGCGCGCAGATGACAAATTACGCCGTGCCGAGCGTGAGATCGTGCAGCTTGCTGCTGTCGCCGAACGGGAACGAATCGCACGCGATCTGCACGATGTGCTGGGTCATACGCTGTCCGTGATCGTACTGAAAGCAGAGCTCGCAGGGCGTTTGATGGAGCGCGATCCGCAACGTGCCGCAGCGGAGATTGCCGACGTGGAACGCACGGCGCGGACCGCATTGACCGAGGTCCGCGAAGCGATTGGCGGCTACCGGACGCAGGGACTTGCGGCGGAGATGGGCATAGCGCGGCGTACGCTCGATGCGGCGGGCGTGGTCCTGACGCTCGAGGCGATTGAGGCTTCTCAGACGGCCCCGACGCTTGGCGAGGAGTTGCAAACGGTCCTCTCACTCACGTTGCGCGAGGCGGTGACGAACATCGTGCGCCATGCTCATGCGACACATTGCCGGGTCAGCTTTACCACGGCCGATGGCCAGCATGCTCTCGTCATCGAAGACGATGGAACGCATACTGCGCCGCGCGAAGGGAATGGCCTGCGTGGCATGCGGGAGCGTGTGCAGCGGATCGGCGGAAGCTTTCTGCTCGATACAAGTCGAGGAACGAAGTTGCGCATTGCGGTGCCAGTGAGTGCAGGTGAAGAAGCATGA
- a CDS encoding response regulator transcription factor has product MSAIRVVLAEDQAMVLGALAALLDLEADITVVARAANGREALEFVRSHAPDVLVTDIEMPKMTGLELAAELCRSHPKTRTIILTTFARPGYLRRAMDAGARGYLLKDRPSAELADAVRRVHQGLRVVDPALAAEAWSVEADPLTNRERQILQRAGDGRTSTEIAVELHLSEGTIRNYLSEIIAKLGAANRVDAARIARAKGWL; this is encoded by the coding sequence ATGAGTGCCATTCGTGTTGTCCTCGCGGAGGATCAGGCCATGGTGCTTGGAGCGTTAGCGGCGCTGCTCGATCTGGAGGCCGACATCACGGTCGTCGCACGTGCAGCGAACGGTCGCGAGGCGCTTGAGTTTGTGCGCTCCCACGCGCCAGATGTGCTGGTCACAGATATCGAAATGCCGAAGATGACTGGCCTGGAGCTTGCAGCGGAGCTTTGCCGCAGTCATCCGAAGACGCGGACAATCATCCTGACGACCTTTGCGCGACCGGGATATCTTCGGCGTGCCATGGATGCCGGAGCACGTGGTTACCTCCTGAAGGATCGGCCTTCGGCGGAGCTTGCGGATGCGGTGCGGCGCGTTCACCAGGGGTTGCGTGTCGTCGATCCGGCGCTGGCTGCCGAAGCATGGAGCGTTGAAGCGGACCCGCTAACGAACAGGGAGCGTCAGATCCTGCAGCGCGCAGGCGATGGCCGCACGAGCACCGAGATCGCCGTGGAACTTCACCTCTCGGAGGGGACAATCCGGAACTACCTGTCGGAGATCATTGCCAAACTTGGCGCGGCGAACCGTGTGGATGCAGCTCGGATCGCCCGGGCCAAGGGGTGGCTCTAA
- a CDS encoding DinB family protein: MTTEQLAIDSALSSWKLVTGRADRTFSKLSEEQLFKEIVRGRNRPIYIWGHITAVHDALLTILGLGERLHPELDAIFVTASDKTVDMVPSGAVLKGYWDEINTRLYVEFNRLSAEDWLKRHMSMSDEDYAKDPLRNRLSVLLSRTNHTSFHLGQVILATN, from the coding sequence ATGACGACCGAGCAGCTGGCAATCGATTCTGCACTTAGTTCCTGGAAGCTGGTTACAGGACGCGCTGACAGGACGTTCTCGAAGTTGAGCGAGGAGCAGCTCTTCAAAGAGATTGTTCGCGGAAGGAATCGGCCGATCTACATCTGGGGTCACATCACGGCAGTACACGATGCGCTGTTGACGATACTCGGGTTGGGCGAGCGGCTGCACCCGGAGCTTGATGCAATCTTCGTTACGGCTTCGGACAAGACGGTTGACATGGTGCCTTCGGGAGCGGTGCTTAAGGGTTATTGGGACGAGATCAACACCAGGCTGTATGTGGAGTTCAACCGGCTTTCGGCCGAGGATTGGCTGAAGCGGCATATGTCGATGTCGGATGAGGACTACGCGAAGGATCCGCTGCGCAATCGCCTCAGCGTTCTGCTGAGCCGGACGAACCACACGTCTTTTCACCTGGGCCAGGTCATTCTGGCGACGAACTAA
- a CDS encoding ABC transporter ATP-binding protein, with protein sequence MATTVLMQERIMAQTQAVPAAVAVLAGVTKRYDASVALDHLELSLRAGEVVALLGPNGAGKSTAVRLMLGLTAPTEGTVRIFGCDPQTATTRMRVGAMLQVASVPKSLKVREHIDLFRSYYPAPLAYAEVVRIAQLQGIEERMFEQLSGGQRQRLLFGLALCGDPDLVFLDEPTVGMDIEARRGLWVQIRLLAERGKTVLLTTHYLEEADALASRIVVIDKGRIVAEGTPAEIKSRGAGRTIRCTTALSEEMLRTLPSVTAVVLRNGVTQVTAMQAEIVVREMLLRDESLSGLEITSPALEDAFLALTHSDRSAN encoded by the coding sequence ATGGCTACAACGGTACTGATGCAGGAACGAATTATGGCGCAGACGCAGGCAGTGCCCGCAGCGGTGGCGGTACTGGCCGGAGTCACCAAACGATATGACGCCAGCGTTGCGCTCGATCATCTTGAACTCAGTCTTCGGGCTGGCGAGGTCGTGGCGCTACTCGGCCCGAATGGCGCGGGCAAGTCAACAGCAGTGCGGTTGATGCTGGGGCTTACTGCGCCGACCGAGGGCACGGTGCGAATCTTTGGCTGCGACCCGCAGACGGCGACGACCCGCATGCGCGTGGGCGCAATGCTGCAGGTGGCGAGCGTGCCGAAGTCGCTGAAGGTGCGGGAGCATATCGACCTCTTCCGCAGCTACTATCCTGCGCCGCTCGCGTATGCGGAGGTGGTGCGCATCGCACAGCTTCAGGGGATTGAGGAGCGTATGTTCGAGCAGCTCAGCGGCGGTCAGCGGCAGCGATTGCTGTTCGGGCTTGCACTGTGTGGTGACCCCGACCTGGTGTTTCTCGACGAGCCTACTGTCGGGATGGATATCGAAGCGCGACGCGGCTTGTGGGTCCAGATACGGCTGCTCGCGGAGCGTGGCAAGACGGTCCTGCTGACGACACACTACCTCGAAGAGGCGGACGCGCTGGCAAGCCGAATCGTGGTCATCGACAAGGGGCGCATCGTGGCGGAGGGTACGCCGGCGGAGATCAAGAGTCGTGGAGCGGGGCGAACGATCCGCTGCACGACAGCGCTGTCTGAGGAGATGCTACGGACGCTGCCGAGCGTGACCGCAGTGGTCTTGCGCAACGGTGTAACGCAGGTGACAGCGATGCAGGCGGAGATCGTTGTTCGCGAGATGCTGCTGCGGGATGAATCGTTGAGCGGCCTTGAGATAACGAGTCCGGCACTCGAAGATGCCTTCCTGGCGCTTACCCATTCGGATCGTTCGGCGAACTAA
- a CDS encoding S9 family peptidase: MFVHKGLAVAALVASCLTSLSGAAQAGKQLTNEDYAQAEKFMSYNVNPLVYHTVSNPTWLPDGRFWFKDSAADRVTITVVDPVKGVRAPAFDHTKLAAALTTAQPTSRPVTFDPHHLAISDLSLAGQTVTVTVKSGQYRCDLSGVGTCNSITDPAATPRGRGKPKNALDISPDKTKGAFIRDNNLWLRDLATSKETQLTTDGEKDYGYATDNAGWTHSDNPILVWSPDSKHIATFQQDQRKTGDMYLVSTNNGHPTLKAWKYPLVGDKDVTMIERVIIDVDTPKVIRLKMPPDQHRSTLCDDISCRGGSGWDDVQWSDDAKHLAFVSTSRDHKQEWLRVADAATGEIREVMGETTPKFYESGNGKVNWKYLPKSNEILWFSERDNWGQLYLYDLTTGQLKSQITHGDGNVTQVLHIDEKARVIYFLAVGKEKGSDPYFSYYYSIRFDGKGMKLLTPENADHSVTPSDDGRYFVDVYSTATQPQTTVVRDFRGKIAAEVARQDITKLLAAGWVPPVSIIVKGRDGTTDLYGYMFKPTKLDPAAKYPIVNNVYPGPQTGSCGGRGFSAAHGDHQALAELGFIVVCIDGMGTPWRSKAFHEFYFGDLGDDTIPDQIAGMKDLAAKYPFIDLDRAGIYGHSGGGNATASAMFHFPDFFKVGIAESGNHDNREYEDDWAEKWAGLEIKNADGTSNYDSQANQNYAKNLKGHLLLAHGTFDDNVPPNNTLIVVDALIKANKDFDLLMIPNSAHGYGEASQYMTRRRWDYFTRYLAGNTPPYEYEMKSFAAAMAAATGPEDDSQ, from the coding sequence ATGTTTGTGCACAAAGGTTTAGCAGTGGCGGCCCTCGTAGCATCATGCCTTACATCACTCAGCGGTGCGGCCCAGGCAGGAAAACAACTGACGAATGAGGATTATGCACAGGCAGAGAAGTTTATGTCTTACAACGTGAACCCCCTTGTCTACCATACGGTCAGCAACCCGACCTGGCTTCCGGATGGTCGCTTCTGGTTTAAGGACTCCGCTGCGGATCGCGTCACCATCACCGTCGTTGATCCGGTCAAAGGCGTGCGAGCACCAGCGTTTGATCACACAAAATTAGCTGCAGCGCTCACAACAGCGCAGCCCACCAGCAGACCGGTGACCTTCGATCCGCATCATCTGGCAATCTCCGATCTTTCGCTCGCCGGCCAGACCGTCACCGTAACCGTCAAGAGTGGACAATACCGCTGCGACCTCTCCGGTGTCGGTACCTGTAACAGCATCACCGATCCCGCGGCTACTCCGCGGGGCCGTGGCAAGCCGAAGAACGCGCTCGATATCTCGCCCGACAAAACCAAGGGCGCCTTCATTCGCGATAACAACCTCTGGTTGCGTGACCTCGCCACCAGCAAAGAGACGCAGCTCACCACCGATGGTGAGAAGGACTACGGCTACGCGACGGACAATGCAGGCTGGACGCACAGCGACAATCCGATCCTCGTCTGGTCGCCCGATTCAAAGCACATCGCTACCTTCCAGCAGGATCAGCGCAAGACCGGCGATATGTACCTTGTCAGCACGAACAACGGGCACCCCACGCTGAAGGCCTGGAAGTATCCGCTCGTTGGCGATAAGGATGTCACGATGATCGAGCGCGTCATCATCGATGTCGACACACCGAAGGTGATCCGGCTGAAGATGCCACCGGACCAGCACCGGTCTACCCTGTGCGACGACATCAGCTGCCGTGGCGGTAGCGGATGGGACGATGTGCAGTGGAGCGATGATGCCAAGCACCTCGCCTTCGTCTCCACCTCACGCGATCACAAGCAGGAGTGGCTGCGTGTCGCAGATGCTGCGACCGGCGAGATTCGCGAGGTGATGGGCGAGACCACGCCGAAGTTCTACGAGAGCGGCAACGGCAAGGTGAACTGGAAGTATCTGCCAAAGTCGAACGAGATTCTCTGGTTCTCGGAGCGCGACAACTGGGGCCAACTTTACCTGTACGACCTGACGACCGGCCAGCTGAAGAGCCAGATCACGCATGGCGACGGCAACGTGACGCAGGTGCTTCACATCGATGAAAAGGCCCGCGTTATCTACTTCCTCGCAGTGGGCAAGGAGAAGGGCAGCGACCCCTACTTCTCCTACTACTACAGCATCCGCTTCGACGGAAAAGGCATGAAGCTGCTGACGCCGGAGAATGCGGATCACTCGGTCACGCCATCGGACGATGGGCGCTACTTTGTCGACGTCTATTCGACCGCCACGCAGCCGCAGACCACCGTCGTTCGGGATTTCAGGGGCAAGATCGCTGCAGAAGTGGCGCGGCAGGACATCACTAAACTCCTTGCTGCCGGTTGGGTTCCCCCAGTTTCGATCATCGTCAAGGGGCGTGATGGAACAACGGACCTCTACGGTTACATGTTCAAGCCGACAAAGCTTGATCCTGCTGCGAAGTACCCGATTGTGAACAATGTCTACCCCGGACCACAGACGGGCTCCTGCGGTGGGCGCGGCTTCAGCGCAGCGCATGGTGATCATCAGGCGCTCGCGGAGCTAGGCTTCATCGTTGTGTGCATCGACGGTATGGGCACACCGTGGCGCTCGAAAGCCTTCCACGAGTTCTACTTCGGCGATCTTGGCGACGACACCATCCCCGATCAGATCGCCGGTATGAAGGATCTCGCGGCGAAGTATCCCTTCATCGATCTCGACCGTGCAGGCATCTACGGCCACTCGGGCGGCGGCAATGCGACAGCTTCTGCGATGTTTCACTTTCCTGACTTCTTCAAGGTCGGGATCGCCGAGAGCGGCAATCACGACAACCGCGAGTACGAGGATGACTGGGCAGAGAAGTGGGCTGGTCTGGAGATAAAGAACGCTGACGGAACCAGCAACTACGACAGCCAGGCCAACCAGAACTACGCGAAGAACCTGAAGGGTCACCTGCTGCTCGCGCACGGCACATTTGACGACAACGTTCCGCCAAACAATACCCTCATCGTTGTGGACGCGCTGATCAAGGCCAACAAGGACTTTGACCTGCTGATGATTCCAAACTCTGCGCACGGCTACGGGGAGGCATCGCAGTACATGACTCGCCGCCGCTGGGACTACTTCACCCGCTACCTCGCCGGCAATACGCCGCCGTACGAGTACGAGATGAAGAGCTTCGCCGCGGCCATGGCCGCAGCAACGGGCCCCGAGGATGACTCACAGTAA